From the genome of Methanocalculus alkaliphilus:
AGGAGGACTCGATGATTATTGAGGCGATTGATACGGAGATTGATCAAATCGATGATCAGATTACGCAACTGGATGAGAGGTGGCTGGAATCTGAGAATGTGATCAGATTCCTCAGGCGCAATAACAGGTAGCGATTATCTGCTCCATTCTTCCTGAACGCGGTCGGCGAAGGAGAGATCCTTTTCCGGAAGGTTCCAAGGCGTGGGTGGTCCATCCCGATACCCCCTGTGAAATGATAGGGATTGATTCGGAGTGCGTTTTGATGAGGTGGAATATCTGCTATTTATTGGTTATAATTTGCCTGATCTTTTAAAAAAGCTCAAATGATTATTATAAGGATATTTATATATTTTAGTTTGACATATCTCCGGTAGCCAGCATTTCACCGGCCCTTCTATTCCATGTCGTGTCGCAATAGACGTAGCGAAGGGTATGAAGAGCCATTTTAGCGGCTTAAAGGATGCTTACGCCGATTCTTCACACCCTGACACTTTCAATGATCCGCATCCCAATCCGGAGAAATGCCCCTTCACAAGGGAGACCTGGCCGGGCTCTATCTCCCACCAATACGCCATCCTGGGGCACGGGTGGGCAGACCCCCGGATCGGGGCTGGCATGATTGCTACCAGAAGCGTGATTGCTACCAGGATGATGACGGGCACGGGGAAGGTCCCCTGCTCTTCGTAAACCATGGAGAATGTGATGCATTATGAAAAGAATAGAGACGAAGTGGCTCATGGTGCTGCTTGCCATAGCCATGATGGTATCTCTGGTGACGGTGGTTAGCGCTGAACCAGATATTGAAGCTAATTATGGCTTCATCCCCAATTCGGGTGAAGCCAGTGTTTCGAAGGTGGAATTAACGACCTTTACCGAAGTTGCCCGGTACTATACGGCTCAGCGGTCAGATCCCGATCCCTATGACTGGCGAACCTCGCGTATCGCCATGGATAGGGACGGCAACGCCTGGGTTATCAATGTCGGGGCCGACGGTACAAACCTGCAGGGCTCTATTGTCAGGATTCAGGCGGACACCACTGGCCTAGATACCAATTCGGATCCGCTCAATCCCAAGGACTTCAGCACTGACCAGGCTGTGCAGGTATTTCCTGTTGGGGAACCCGGTGAGATGCCCAGAGCCATTGCGATTGATGCTGATGGCTATATCTGGGTTGGGTTCTACAGCGGCGGATACCTGCAGAAGTATCGGTATGATGAGGATGCACCTCTACCTCAGGATAGACTTACCCCTATTGGAGATCAATTCCAGTTTACCACCAACATCAAGTTCTACGAGATGAAGTTCGCCCCGGACGCAACGGACGGAACTCTCTGGATATCCAGCCGCAGCTCAACTCCAGATAGACCGGGAACCCAGGGCATTTTCAGCTTTAATGGAACAACTTTTACTTTAGAACGTGAAGTTAACCCCTACTCGTTGCTTATTGCCGATGACGGCACGGTGTATGCCACGGCGTACAGCAATGAACTGCATATTCGCGATCCCGATACCGGCGCCTGGAGCGTCGTAATCATCAGCGGTTCCAGTCAGAACCGGGGCATGGCCTTTGACGATTATGGCAGGATCTGGATAGCCAGCACCGTTGGCACAACTGGTGGTACTGTCGTTTACTCGTATAATATCACAGCAAAAACCCCTGGCCCCACATACACACTCACCAATGGCACGACGCCGGTGGGTGTTGGGAAGGATGCTGCAGGGAACATGTGGGCAGTCTGCCGGAGCGATGCGATGGCTCAGGGCTGGATAGAGGGCTTTAACCCTGAAAACCAGGATAAAGTCGGCGCAATTCAGGTTGGCCACCGCCCCTATGCCTATGGCGACTTTGTTGTGGTCGCACCGCCCAAGGGCAAGATATGCGGCACAAAATACGAGGATTTCTGGACAGGTGTAAAAAACCGAGAAACAATTGGTGGCTGGATCATTTATTTGTTTGACGAAGAACTCGTTGAACTGGCTCAGACAGAGACTGATGAATATGGCAACTACTGTTTCGAAAATCTCCAGTATGGCACCTACTATGTCTATGAACAATGGGATGACTGCTATGCTTCAATTGACCCAGCATCAGGCTTCCACGAGGTTGAACTTAATAGTGTCAATGGCGAGGTATATGAAATAAAAGGTAAGGATTTTGTTAACAGGAGAGGTAAAATCCAGGGTATAAAGGTCAACTGGGATGGTGAGGGCACCTTTGATCCTCAAGTGAATCCAATCTCTGATGTGCTGATCCTCCTCTACAAGGGCGAGCCTGCCAACGGTGAGCCCAATGTAGATGATGCGTTTAAATCAACAACAACTGACGACAAAGGCTTCTATGCGTTCGATGAGCTTTGTCCGGATATCTACTACGTCTACGAAAAACTCGATGAAGACTGGAAGCAGACGTACCCTGCAAGCGGTTTCTACGTAGTTGAACTTGAGGCCGGTGTTCGTGCAACCGGAAAGCATTTCGGCAACAGGGAGTTAATAGAGAAGCTTACCGTCACCAAGACCGTGGAGACCTCGTTCACCCGAGAACACTTCTGGGACATTGCCAAGAAAGTTGAAACCGAAAACGGACTTGAGCTTGACGGCATCCCCAAGATCTGGCTCTACACGAACGGTGACGGCAATGAAACCGCAACCTGGAAGGTTGATGTGACCTACGATGGCTTCAAGGACCGCGAATTCAAGGTAAATGGCACAATAACCATCGAGAATACCGGCGACGTTGATGCTGTAATCACCGGCATTAATGATTTCCTTGCTGGAACGCTGATTAACGTTGATTTCGGCGTTACATTCCCATATACGCTGCCTTTCGGGGATACCCTGACATGCACCTACGAAGTAGATGTCGAAGAGAAAGTTGAAGTCGTTAACGAAGTAACGGTCACCACTGAGCGGGATGAGTATTTCGCAGACGCAGAGATCGTCTGGTGCGACGACCCGACCACTGAAATTAACAAGACCGTCACCATCGTTGATGACAGCGAATTCTTAGAAGAAGAGGATGAGCTCGGCACAGCGACTGCCCCGTACGGAGTCACATATACCTACGATAAAGACTTTGCATGGGCGGACTACGGTGCTGATAACTGCGGTTCATTTGCCTACGACAACACCGCCACCATCTTCGAGACAGAGCAATCTGCCTCTGCCACGCTCAAAGTGAACGTCCAGAAATATGTCTTCGACGGCGAGACTGCCTGGGCTGCGAATGGGACTAAGCCTCTCGAACTCAGGTACACCGATAGGGGCAACTGGGCGACCTACGTTAAGTATGAAGCAGGAAAGAAAACAACATTGTTCGCCGGGCAGACCATTCCTGTTGGCGAAGTAACGTTCTCGGCATGTGATGGCGAGGAAGTTACTATCACCGTCACGCTGGCGGATGGTTGGGACTTTGAGGATGTCGGCGAGAACCTCAAGGTTCAGGATTATGAAATAGCCCCGAGCGGGAACCCGGCACCCGGGCGTTTTGATCACAAGTTCACTGTGGATTCAGAAGTGAAATCCTTTGACATCACAGTCCCCTGCAACAACTTCTATGGTGTCCACGTGAACGTCGGGCAGTGGATTCCCGACCCAACCTTCGGTCCATTATACTAGACATCCTGTACCGATCTCTGAATGAACAAAGCAGATCCCGGGATGGGGAAACCCCCCATCTCCAGGATTTGTTACACACTTAAAAGAAAACGGGGGGAGGGATACGAAACACCCATCCCCCCTCTTCTCTCTTTTTGATCACCCCTCGGAGCGGCGAGTGCATCCTTTTCTCTCAGCAACGCCACTTCAAAAAAAACGTACCTCCCGAAGATCCCGGCTGCTCACCGGCTCCCGGTGTCCCTGCTCCACGCCCCCTCGCTCCCGTCGCGATAGAGCGAGACGACCTCCCCGATGACGATGATGGCCGGGGGCTTTACCCCTGATTCTTCCGCCTTCTTTGTTATATCTGCAAGTGTTCCTGTGGTGACCCGCTGATCCGGCCGGAACCCGCGTTCGATGATCGCAACCGGCTTTGTCCCTGCCATCCCATGTTCAATGAGCGACCCGGTGATCACCGGGAGATTCTTCACGCCCATCAGGATGACGATGGTGCCGGGTGATCCCGCAAGCCACTTCCAGTCGATGGCCGACTCCTCCTTGGTCGGATCTTCATGCCCGGTGAGGAAGGTGACCTGGCTTGCCCATGTCCGGTGGGTGACCGGGATGCCGACACATTCGGGGACGGCGACGGCGCTTGTGATCCCCGGGACGACCTCAACGGTGATGTTATGCTCCCTGAGCACCTCCATCTCCTCCCCTCCACGGCCGAAGACGAATGAGTCGCCGCCCTTCAGCCGGACGACCCGGTATCCCTTCTTTGCCCGGTCCACCATCAGGCTCTCGATCTCGTCCTGGGTGAGGGTGTGCGCCCCCCCGAACTTGCCGCAGTTGATCTTCTCTGCGGATGCCGGCAATGAGGCCAGAATCTCTTCTCCCGGCAGCTGATCATAGAGGATGACCTCTGCTGCATCGATCACCTCGCGTGCCCGAAATGTCAGAAGCCCAAGGCCGCCGGGCCCCGAACCAACAAGATATACAATTCCGCTCATGGTTTCTCCAGTCCTAGTGTCGTCTTTGCCTCACGTATCAGGTCGGCTGCGGCATCCCTCAGCTCACGGCCGGTGAAGCGTGCATCGTCAATATCATCAACTCTCCGTTCAATCCGCTCGGATCTCGATCCGTCAAGGGAGAGGATCTCAGCGATGAGGTAGCGATCCCGGCAGAAGATCCCCTGGGGGGTGAAGCAGCCACCTCCCACCTCCTCCATAACCGCCCGTTCGATCATCGTATCCATGCGTGTCTCCGGATGGTCGAGGGGTGCAAGTGCGTCCTTCAAAACGGTATCATCCCTGCAGACGATGGCGATGGTTCCCTGGTTTGGTGCTGGAACGAACTGTGTCACAGGAAGCCGGATACCATTGATCTGCATCCCCATCCTGACCAGTCCTGCCTCGGCGAGCATGATCGCGTCATAGTCCCCGTCCCTGAGTTTTCTGATCCGGGTATCGATATTCCCCCGCAGCTCCCGGATCTCGAGATCCGGATCATGCCGCAGGAGCTGGGCCCGCCGCCGCGTGCTTGATGTCCCGATGTTTGCGATCTCATCAAGGGGTGTATCAAAAGCGAGATAGTCCGTTGGCGGGTCACGGGGGAGGATGGCCGGGGTGGCAAGCCCTTCCGGCCGGAGTGCGGGGATATCCTTCATGCTGTGGACGGCGACATCGATCTCGCCCCGGAGGATCGCATCATCGAGTGCCCGGACAAAGATACCCTGGCCACCGACCTGATGAAGCGGGACAGTCGTATCGGCATCTCCTTCGGTTCTGATGATCGTCGTCTCGGTTTTGAGACCTCGTTCTGCCAGGAGGCGGGAGACGATCTCGGTCTGGCGCATCGCAAGGGCGCTCCCCCGTGTCCCGATTCGGATCAGTTGAGGCATGAGGAGAAGGCCCCGGCAATACTGCTGATATCCTCGTCCGTATGGGTCGATGATATGAAACAGGATTCAAACTGCGCAGGCGGGAAGAAGATGCCCGATGCGAGTGACTTTTTCCAGAAGGCTCCAAATCGGGTGGTATCGCTCTCCTTTGCCTCGGTATAGTTCTCTGGCGGGGCATTCCTGAAGAAGTAGGTGAACATGGATCCGGTCCTGACAAATGAGCCGTCTGCGGTTCCTGGAATGCTCTCTTCAATGACCCGTGCCTGTTCGTCAAGCCGGGTGTAGAATGCCGGGTCGCCTCTCAGCAGGTCGATGGTGGCAATGCCTGCTGCAAGGGAGAGCGGGTTTCCATTGAAGGTGCCTGCCTGGTAGACCGGGCCTGCCGGGGCGATCATCTCCATGATCTCCCTCTTTCCGCCGAATGCACCAATCGGGAGGCCGCCGCCGATGATCTTCCCGAGTGTGGTGAGATCTGGTGTCACTCCATACTGTTCCTGTGCACCACCAATGCCGAGGCGATACCCGGTGATCACCTCGTCGAAGATGAGCAGGACGTCATGCTCTTCGGTGATCGCCCGCACCTCCTTCAGGTACTCCTTCTCCGGGAGGATCGTCCCGACATTGCCCATCACCGGTTCGATGATGAATGCGGCGATATCCGTGTCTTCACTCAGTATGGTCGCAAGTGCCTCAGCGTCATTGTACGGGACCTGCCCGGTCAGCTCAGCGACAGCCGGGGGAACTCCTGCCGAGTCAGGGATCCCAAGCGTCGTCGCGCCTGATCCCGCCTTGATCAGGACGCTGTCATGGGCGCCGTGAAATCCCCCTTCGATCTTGAGGATCTTCTTCCTGCCTGTATAGCCACGGGCGAGCCGGATCGCTGCCATCGTCGCCTCTGCACCGCTTGAGACGCACCGCACCATCTCAATACCCCTGTGATCCCGGATGAGCCGCTCGGCCATCAGGATCTCAAGCTCGGTCGGTGTTCCATAGAGCCATCCCTTCTCAAGCTGGCTTCGTATGGCGTCTGCCACCTGGTTATGTGCATGGCCGAGGATGAGCGGACCGTACCCGAGGCAGCAGTCGATGAGTTCATCCCCATCGCATGTGCTGATACGGGACCCTTTCCCTGCGTCTGTATAGAAGGGGTATGGCTTAATCGCCCTGACCGGGCTGCTGACGCCTCCGGGGAGGAGGGATACTGCTCGACTGAATAACTCATCACTTCTCATGTAACCACCGTGCGACATCTTCTGCAAAGTATGTAATGATCAGGCCCGCCCCCGCTCTCTTGATCGAGATGAGGGACTCAAGGACAACTTTTTCTTCATCGATCCATCCGTTAGCGGCAGCTGCCTTGATCATGGCATACTCCCCGCTCACCTGGTAGGCGGCGACCGGGAGGCCGAGTGCCGTGATCTCCCTGATGATATCAAGATAGAGCCCCGCCGGCTTCACCATCAGGATATCAGCCCCCTCTTCTGCATCAAGGAGCGACTCCCGGTATGCCTCGTTTCTGTTTGCCGGGTCCATCTGGTAGGTGGAGCGGTCGCCCTGGCAGCATCCCGAATCAGCCGCCTCCCTGAAGGGGCCGTAGAGCGCGCTCGCAAATTTTGTCGAATACGAGAGGATTGGAATCGCGGAGAAGCCTTCTCCGTCAAGAGCCTCCCGAATCGCCATCACCTGCCCATCCAGCATACAGGAGGGCGCCACCATCTCTGCTCCTGCCCGTGCATGGCTGACTGCAATCCGTCCCATCAGGTCAAGGGAGAGATCATTGTCGAGCTCAGGGCAGTCTCCGCACTCCGTGATGATCCCGCAATGGCCATGATCGGTGTACTCGCATGCACAGACATCAGTGATGACGAGCATCTCCGGCAGTTGAGATCGGATCAGTCGGACCGCCTGCTGGATGATCCCGTTGTCTGCATAGGCCGATGCTGCACCCGGATCCTTCTCGTTGGGGATGCCAAAGAGGATCACCGCCCTGATACCTGCGGAAGAGAGCCGTCTGATCGCCTCCGGGAGGTCTCTGAGGGGTAGCCTCGACTGCCCGGGCATCGAGGGGATGGGGGCAGGGTGCTGGATCGTCTCATCAATGAAGAGCGGGGCGATGAGATCGTCTGTTGTAAGGTTCGTCTCCCTCACCAGAGGCTGCAATTTTCGGGCTCTGAGTCTTCTCAATCGTGTCGTCGGAAACATAGTCTCTCTCCTTTTGTTATCGCATCGACGATGCCTTCGGCGGTCTCGAGATCACACTCCTCCGCACAGGTCCTGACCGACATCGTCGCATCGGCGAGGATCTTCCCTGTCAGGACGCGTGTCAGGTCATCGATGACCTGGATGACCTTCGGATCCGCCGACCCGATACGGTTGATCGCCTTATCCCGCTCACGGATGCGGATCGCCTCAGCCCATGTATGCAGTGCTGCAATGGTATCATTTGCTGCGGCACGGTTGATCCTCCGGATGAAGGTGTCGAGTTCGGACTCGATGAGGGAGCGGATTGTCTCTGCCTCATTTTTTCTTGCCTCAAGGTTCTCTTCAGATATTGACCGGAGATCATCAATGGTGAAGAGGTGGACGCCCGGGATCTCCCGGAGAGCATCTTCGGTATCCCGCGGCTGTGCAATATCGATGATGATGAGGGGCCTGGGCTTCTCATCAAGCGGCCATCTTCGTCCCGCCATCGCATCTGCAAGTTCGTCCCGTTTGATCACGATATGCGGGGCTGCTGTGCAGGAGATGACAACATCCGAGAGGGTGATGACCGGGAAGAGCTCTTTGAAGGTGATGGCTTTTCCCCCGATCTCTTCTGCCAGCTCAACTGCCCGTTCATGGGTCCGGTTTGTCACATAGATGGCGGTGAGATCCTTCTCCCTGAGTGCTTTTGTGACGAGCCGGCCCATCTCTCCGGTCCCGATGACGAGGATATGGCGGTTCTTCAGGGTGCCGAGGAGCTCTTCTGCCAGCTTGACGGCGGCAGAACCGATGGAGACCGATCCCCTGTTGATCATCGTCGTCTGCCTGACCGAGACACCGAAATGAATCGCCGTGTTGATGCTGATATCGATCGCCTGGCTGTTCCCGCCGGCGGCCGTTGAGGTGAGGAGGGCTTTTCGCATCTGGCCGAGGATCTGATCCTCACCGACGATCATCGAGTTGATCCCGCTTGCGAGGCCGAGGAGGTGGCGGAGTGCGCCAAGGCCATGATGAATGGTGAACCTGGTCCTTCCAAGGCTCTGCATGAAACGGGCGAGGTCCTGGGGATCTCCCTGGACGAGGACCTCGACGCGGTTGCAGGTCTGGAGGAGGAGGACGCCTTTGTATCGTGAGCGTGCCTGCCTGATGAACTCCTCCTCATCCGGAAACCGGAACTCTTCCAGCTCCTTCTGGCTGGCCGTCTGGTGATCGAGGCCGGCGATTGCGATCGGGACGAGGAGGCCGTCACTCATGGGCATACCTCAGAAGTGCAGATCGGATCGTCTCGTCCCTGGCTCTGGTAAGCCCCAGGGTGATCTCCGGGTCCTCCGCTGCCTCCCTGAGCCTCCGCCGCCGCTCCTCCTCCGGGAGATCGGTCTTCTTCAATGCCTCGCGCAGGGTGCGCTGAAGATCGATCATTGCATCCGTCTCCGGTGCAATTGCTTCAAACCGTTCCCTGAGGAGCCGTGCAACAACAGGGCTTCCCCCTGATGTGGCGAATCCGATGATGAGGTTCTCGCCACGGACCATCGAGGGGATCATGACATCGCCGGCCCTGCCGTCGGCATTGTTGAAGAGGCACCCCTCCTCTGCTGCGATCCCCCCGATCCGGTCATTGATCGCCTTGCTGGAGGTTGCTGCTATCGTGAGAAACGCACCCCTGAGGTATGCTCTGATCTCGTCATCATGCATCCGGGAGATGTCTGCCTCTATCTGCGTAATCGGAAGGTCGGTGATCGGATCTGAGAAGCTCCGGCTGATCACCGAGACGTCCGCCTCTCCGGCGAAGTACCGGGCTTTTCGTGTGGCAACCGTACCTCCGCCGAAGATGATGACTTTCTTATCTGTACAATCGATGATCAGGGGGATCATTTCCTTTAGTTTTGTGATGCTGGACTATTAAGATGACGATTTTTCTGATAGGATGCTATTGCACGGGTATCTTTGTCAGAAGGCAGGGGGATTTCGATATGAATAAATATGGAGAGATCATATCTATTTAGGTCGCAGGGCACTGCCCCGATGCGTCGATAGTGTAGTGGTTATCACTAGGCGTTGCCAACGCCTAAACCCGGGTTCGAGTCCCGGTCGACGCACTCGCTCTTCTTCTCTTCAGTTCTTTCCGGTATCTGCCGAACTATCTCATCGGATTTGAGACATGGTGACGATACTCTTCATTGCGATGCAGTAAAGAGTGGTTGAACCAGGACTATCCCCATCCGGTGTTCAGAGTGGCATGGGGAAGAGCTCGTCCGAAGACTGGTATTCCGAGTCTGGAAACAAAAAAAGATTATTTGATAGTATGCACCAGCTCCGGGATGATGGTGACGTTCCCGAACTCTTCTGTCGTGTTATCGGGGAAGGTGACCGTTGCGATCTCCGGGGCAAGATCAACCTTTACGAGGGGGGCAAACCAGTAATTCTCCAGTGCAGTGACCGCAGATGAGAAGTCAAGAACAGGAACTGTGTAGACTGTTCCCTCATGTGTATATCTGGTTTGGGCGAGTCTATCAACCGTAAACTGAACCGATCCCGATGTTACTTCCTTGATCTCAACCGGCCGGTTGTAGTTCCGTTCAAGGGCATGCTTCAGCTCCTTCTCAGGCTCTGCTATCCTGAGATAGACGGCGACACGCTCAATCCATGTCAGGGTGTAGTCAAATTGTATCTCCGCATCCCCGTTCTCCTCGATTGTCAGGGTGAAGCGGTCCGCGCTGAATGCTGCTGCCGGCAGAGCCAGGGAGATGATGAGGAGTATCGTGATAAGTACTGTCGATCGCATGGGTATCACCTGTATGATGGTATCAATGGATATTATAGTATCAGGTCTCATATAGGTATTGTATCACGGGTGATTTGGATGCAGATCAGATCAGGAGAACTTGCAGTATCGGCAATCACCATCTGGATGGGGATCGTGATCTTCTTCATGATCCTTGCCGAGAGCCCTGATCTTGAGATCCTCTTCGTACTCGTCCTCATCGGGATGCTTGTGATCGCACAGCTTGCGGATCCTGTTCATATCAGGCCGCTCTTTCTCAGGCGCCTCCGTTATATTATCGCCGCCGGCGTCATCCTCTTTGGTGCCATCGTCGTCCATAAAATTATGGAGATCATCAGTTGATCAGAAGAGGAAGAGAATCAAAGCATCAGTTGCCGACACTCCCGGCCGTAGCGGTGGCACTATGCATCGTCCTCCTCCTCATCACCCCGCATGCTGCAATCCCCACCCTGTACTCTCCTGAATCTGATGCATTCACCCCGATGCATGACCGGGTTTCGGTCCTGAGGCAGGTCTCGCAGGATACTACAGGCGTCGCCATCCCGCTGATGGAGGAGATCTTTTTGAGTTCCGGCACCCTCATTCTCAACCTTAATCTGAAGGACTTTGAATCCGCAGAGAGGGATCTTGATGAGTACCTTGCCCGATCACGACAGTTTGACAACCTGGTGATCCGGCTTGATATGTCCCAGTCGGATCTTGATGAGTGGCGTCGGCTGAATGCGCAGAACAGGGAGGATCTCATCTCATTATTTGAGGATACCCAGCGCTTCTCTGATCTGAAAAGGCTTGAGATCGAATATCGGGATGCGAATGATCCGGATATGCTCTACTCTGTCATGTATGAGGGGGAGGGGCTCAGATCGAGAATACGGGAGGCGGTATCATCGTATGCGGGTCGGAGTGACGAGGTGGTCGCAGCCTCGGAACGGTACGGTGTTGAGACGGCTGACTACATACAGAGTGTCGATGATGCACGTACACTCTCTGCGAGTGTTGAGGAGGAGCAGGAGGAGCGATCATCGACCATACGGACGGCGGTCCCCCCAAAGGAAGGCCGATCGATCACCATCGCCATTGCCCCTGAAGAGGTGCGGTATGGCGATACCCTGACAATATCCGGCCGTATCATCGGGTCCGGAAGCCGGGATGTCGAACTCTTCCTTGACAGCGGACTGCTCTGGAGTGGTGCTGCCGCATC
Proteins encoded in this window:
- the cobA gene encoding uroporphyrinogen-III C-methyltransferase → MSGIVYLVGSGPGGLGLLTFRAREVIDAAEVILYDQLPGEEILASLPASAEKINCGKFGGAHTLTQDEIESLMVDRAKKGYRVVRLKGGDSFVFGRGGEEMEVLREHNITVEVVPGITSAVAVPECVGIPVTHRTWASQVTFLTGHEDPTKEESAIDWKWLAGSPGTIVILMGVKNLPVITGSLIEHGMAGTKPVAIIERGFRPDQRVTTGTLADITKKAEESGVKPPAIIVIGEVVSLYRDGSEGAWSRDTGSR
- the hemC gene encoding hydroxymethylbilane synthase, which translates into the protein MPQLIRIGTRGSALAMRQTEIVSRLLAERGLKTETTIIRTEGDADTTVPLHQVGGQGIFVRALDDAILRGEIDVAVHSMKDIPALRPEGLATPAILPRDPPTDYLAFDTPLDEIANIGTSSTRRRAQLLRHDPDLEIRELRGNIDTRIRKLRDGDYDAIMLAEAGLVRMGMQINGIRLPVTQFVPAPNQGTIAIVCRDDTVLKDALAPLDHPETRMDTMIERAVMEEVGGGCFTPQGIFCRDRYLIAEILSLDGSRSERIERRVDDIDDARFTGRELRDAAADLIREAKTTLGLEKP
- the hemL gene encoding glutamate-1-semialdehyde 2,1-aminomutase; this translates as MRSDELFSRAVSLLPGGVSSPVRAIKPYPFYTDAGKGSRISTCDGDELIDCCLGYGPLILGHAHNQVADAIRSQLEKGWLYGTPTELEILMAERLIRDHRGIEMVRCVSSGAEATMAAIRLARGYTGRKKILKIEGGFHGAHDSVLIKAGSGATTLGIPDSAGVPPAVAELTGQVPYNDAEALATILSEDTDIAAFIIEPVMGNVGTILPEKEYLKEVRAITEEHDVLLIFDEVITGYRLGIGGAQEQYGVTPDLTTLGKIIGGGLPIGAFGGKREIMEMIAPAGPVYQAGTFNGNPLSLAAGIATIDLLRGDPAFYTRLDEQARVIEESIPGTADGSFVRTGSMFTYFFRNAPPENYTEAKESDTTRFGAFWKKSLASGIFFPPAQFESCFISSTHTDEDISSIAGAFSSCLN
- the hemB gene encoding porphobilinogen synthase, which translates into the protein MFPTTRLRRLRARKLQPLVRETNLTTDDLIAPLFIDETIQHPAPIPSMPGQSRLPLRDLPEAIRRLSSAGIRAVILFGIPNEKDPGAASAYADNGIIQQAVRLIRSQLPEMLVITDVCACEYTDHGHCGIITECGDCPELDNDLSLDLMGRIAVSHARAGAEMVAPSCMLDGQVMAIREALDGEGFSAIPILSYSTKFASALYGPFREAADSGCCQGDRSTYQMDPANRNEAYRESLLDAEEGADILMVKPAGLYLDIIREITALGLPVAAYQVSGEYAMIKAAAANGWIDEEKVVLESLISIKRAGAGLIITYFAEDVARWLHEK
- the hemA gene encoding glutamyl-tRNA reductase, giving the protein MSDGLLVPIAIAGLDHQTASQKELEEFRFPDEEEFIRQARSRYKGVLLLQTCNRVEVLVQGDPQDLARFMQSLGRTRFTIHHGLGALRHLLGLASGINSMIVGEDQILGQMRKALLTSTAAGGNSQAIDISINTAIHFGVSVRQTTMINRGSVSIGSAAVKLAEELLGTLKNRHILVIGTGEMGRLVTKALREKDLTAIYVTNRTHERAVELAEEIGGKAITFKELFPVITLSDVVISCTAAPHIVIKRDELADAMAGRRWPLDEKPRPLIIIDIAQPRDTEDALREIPGVHLFTIDDLRSISEENLEARKNEAETIRSLIESELDTFIRRINRAAANDTIAALHTWAEAIRIRERDKAINRIGSADPKVIQVIDDLTRVLTGKILADATMSVRTCAEECDLETAEGIVDAITKGERLCFRRHD
- a CDS encoding precorrin-2 dehydrogenase/sirohydrochlorin ferrochelatase family protein, yielding MIPLIIDCTDKKVIIFGGGTVATRKARYFAGEADVSVISRSFSDPITDLPITQIEADISRMHDDEIRAYLRGAFLTIAATSSKAINDRIGGIAAEEGCLFNNADGRAGDVMIPSMVRGENLIIGFATSGGSPVVARLLRERFEAIAPETDAMIDLQRTLREALKKTDLPEEERRRRLREAAEDPEITLGLTRARDETIRSALLRYAHE